Proteins encoded together in one Labrus mixtus chromosome 18, fLabMix1.1, whole genome shotgun sequence window:
- the alkbh1 gene encoding nucleic acid dioxygenase ALKBH1, translating to MAKMAAAMVESGEDAFRKIFKFYKRRNPPPDFSDVIDFSRGLPSDKIVPAKLDPSAVSDVEGARVGLRPVRDWRAFGLQGFPGFIFISNPFLLGSQPSWVRRCLKTYPQKPNVCNLDMHMSPSETQDIWGKSLRGLSSPSGKREPKTLLEKLRWVTLGYHYNWDTKTYSADHHTPFPEDLHSLSEHVTAACGFPGFNAEAGILNYYRSDSSLGIHVDESELDHSRPLLSFCFGQSSIFLLGGTRRQDPPTAMFMHSGDMMVMSGESRLLYHAVPRILPAPEGQAALETEHCSPASSNQDGSVVEPVSEEDWVVCSRYIQSSRVNVTVRQVLGPGQRFPETPSSQQRTGAGQTAGYHEGHEDQDSVKRKRRSSCDSDDADET from the exons ATGGCCAAGATGGCGGCTGCCATGGTGGAGAGTGGAGAAGATGCATTTAGAAAAATATTCAAGTTCTACAAGAGAAGAAATCCTCCGCCAGATTTCAGCGATGTGATTGATTTCTCCAGAGGTCTACCCAGTGACAAG ATTGTCCCAGCCAAACTGGACCCGTCTGCAGTGAGTGATGTGGAGGGTGCCCGGGTTGGGCTTCGACCTGTCAGGGACTGGAGAGCCTTCGGTCTGCAGGGGTTCCCAG GATTCATCTTCATCTCTAACCCGTTCCTGCTGGGCTCCCAGCCGTCCTGGGTCAGACGGTGTCTGAAGACGTACCCTCAGAAGCCCAACGTCTGCAACCTGGACATGCACATGTCTCCGTCTGAAACGCAGGACATCTGGGGGAAGAGTCTACGTGGCCTCAG TTCTCCGTCTGGAAAAAGAGAACCAAAGACTCTTCTGGAAAAGCTGCGCTGGGTCACTCTGGGCTATCATTACAACTGGGATACAAAG ACGTACTCTGCCGACCATCACACTCCCTTCCCTGAAGATCTCCACTCACTGTCCGAACATGTCACAGCCGCTTGCGGGTTCCCAGGGTTCAACGCAGAGGCTGGCATCCTCAACTACTACAGGTCGGATTCTTCTCTGGGTATCCACGTGGATGAGTCGGAACTGGATCACAGCCGCCCCCTGCTGTCTTTCTG TTTCGGGCAGTCGTCGATCTTCCTGCTCGGAGGAACCCGCAGACAGGACCCCCCTACAGCCATGTTCATGCACAGCGGGGACATGATGGTGATGTCTGGAGAGAGCCGGCTGCTTTACCACGCCGTCCCGCGCATCCTTCCAGCTCCTGAGGGACAAGCGGCTCTAGAGACGGAGCACTGCAGCCCGGCCTCCTCCAATCAGGACGGCTCTGTGGTGGAGCCGGTGTCAGAGGAGGACTGGGTGGTGTGCAGCAGGTACATCCAGAGCTCCAGGGTGAATGTGACTGTCAGGCAGGTGCTGGGGCCGGGACAGCGCTTCCCGGAAACCCCCTCGTCTCAACAAAGGACTGGAGCAGGGCAGACAGCCGGGTACCATGAAGGACATGAGGATCAGGACAgtgtgaagaggaagaggaggagtagcTGTGACtctgatgatgctgatgagacatga
- the ldah gene encoding lipid droplet-associated hydrolase, which yields MENMVTDRRDEPQTEFLYCSGAVTEVLRFGSPQLHSGHKVLFLIIPGNPGVVGFYRTFMQTIHSTFGYQHPVWAVSHAGHCVPPDSMDMIEDPSSAAEGDVFGISGQIEHKLAFLRKHVPRETSLVLVGHSIGCYIILEMMKRDPELKILKAVMLFPTIERMAQTPQGKVMTPVLCQMRYVAYLPVFLLSLLPDRLKTSLIKLVFSGIKSLDQTVVQPTVGLLSGDCAANAMYMGGQEMRKVLERDNITIKNNLGKLIFYYGATDHWCPVQYFHDIKQDFPHGDFRLCENGFRHAFVLDTGREVAKMVVEWIRGDLRT from the exons ATGGAGAACATGGTGACAGACAGAAGAGATGAACCACAGACAGAGTTTCTCTACTGCTCTGGAGCCGTCACTGAGGTGCTCAGGTTTGGCTCCCCTCAGTTACACTCCGGGCACAAAGTGCTTTTTCTCATCATTCCAG GTAACCCAGGTGTCGTCGGCTTCTACAGAACCTTCATGCAAACAATTCACAGTACGTTTGGATACCAGCACCCGGTGTGGGCAGTAAGCCACGCTGGACACTGTGTACCCCCAGATTCTATGGACATGATAGAAG ATCCCTCCTCAGCGGCAGAGGGTGACGTGTTTGGTATCAGCGGGCAGATCGAACACAAGTTGGCTTTCCTCAGGAAACATGTCCCCAGAGAAACCAGTCTGGTGCTGGTGGGACACTCCATCGGCTGTTACATTATTCTggagatgatgaagagagaTCCTGAACTCAAG ATTCTAAAGGCCGTCATGCTGTTTCCGACCATTGAGCGCATGGCTCAGACTCCTCAGGGGAAGGTCATGACTCCTGTGCTGTGTCAGATGCGCTATGTGGCCTACCTGCCAgtcttcctgctctctctgctgcccGACCGACTCAAAACCAGTCTGATTAAACTGGTGTTCAGTGGCATCAAATCTCTGGACCAAACTGTTGTCCAGCCTACTGTAGGTCTGCTCAGTGGAGACTGTGCAG cAAATGCTATGTACATGGGGGGCCAGGAAATGAGGAAAGTTCTGGAAAGAGACAACATAACCATCAAGAACAACCTGGGAAAG CTGATATTTTACTACGGAGCCACAGACCACTGGTGCCCCGTTCAGTATTTCCACGACATCAAACAGGACTTTCCACACGGAGATTTCAGGCTGTGTGAGAACGGGTTCAGACACGCCTTCGTCCTGGACACTGGGAGAGAAGTTGCCAAAATGGTGGTGGAATGGATCCGTGGAGATTTAAGGACATGA
- the slirp gene encoding SRA stem-loop-interacting RNA-binding protein, mitochondrial yields MAAQTKKVFEIFVTKVPWTISFKEMREYFGQFGQVKRCMIPLDRATGFHKGYGWVGFSSEEGLNNALQKDPHTLDGAKLQVQRNRRPFTDQKTNKDSEFD; encoded by the exons ATGGCGGCGCAAACGAAGAAAGTGTTTGAGATTTTCGTGACTAAAGTACCATGGACCATATCCTTCA aggaGATGAGGGAGTACTTTGGACAGTTTGGTCAAGTTAAGAGGTGTATGATACCATTG GACAGGGCAACAGGCTTCCATAAAGGTTATGGCTGGGTTGGATTCTCATCAGAAGAAGGATTAAACAATGCACTGCAGAAAGACCCCCACACTCTGGACGGAGCCAAG ctccaggTCCAGAGGAACAGACGTCCGTTCACAGAtcagaagacaaacaaagacagtgaatttgactga